The segment TATGCCCGGTGGTGTGAGAGGGGGAGAGGGGCAACCCCCCCCCCTACTCGATTGGCCTCACCGTCCATTCGTCCACACCGTCCACATCGTCCATCAATTCGCACCGGCGCGACGTTCGATTGTACACTTCACCCCGCGACAGCGGAGACCCAACATGGAAAATAACTTTACATCCCGACTTGAAGGGCTGCGCAGGGCGCTGGCAGGGTTGGAGAGCGACGCCTTTGCGAGCATCGCTCCACCGGACAATCAATACCTTACCGGTTTTACCGGCAGCACGTCAGGCGTGATTGTAACAACGGACGCCGCGGAATTTCTGTGCGATTCGCGGTACACCGAACAGGCGCGACAGCAGGTCGTGGCCTTTCGCGTCTCGGAAGTTTCGGGTAACTTGATTACCCGCATGGGCGAGCGGCTGGCGGGCATGGGCGTCTCCTCGGTCACATACGATCCAAACAACTGGACCGTCGCTCAAATGACAGCCCTGCAAAAAGCCTTTCCTGGATCCCTGAATTCCGCGGACAGCCTTGTTGCCCGGCTGCGTATGATCAAGTCGCCGGAGGAAATTGACGCATTGCGCGCCGCGTCCGAATTGAAGGAGGCGGCGCTGGCCCACGTCTTGGAAGACCTCCGGGAAGGCGTGACCGAGGCGGAAGTGGCCGCGCGTCTCGAATACGAATTCAAGGCGCGTGGCGCGTCCGGCGCGTCATTCGACACGATTGTCCTATTTGGCGCGCGCACCTCGATGCCGCACGGAAGCCCCGGTGAAACGCGCCTGAAACATGGCGATACGGTCTTGATCGATCTCGGCTGCCGGTATCGCGGCTACTGTTCGGACTTGACTCGCACCTATGCCTGCGGTACGATCCCCGGCGCTTGGTTTGAAGCGGTGTATGAGACCGTCTTCGACGCGCAGATGGCGGCTGTCCAAGCGGTCCGGCCCGGCGCGCGGTGCTGCGACGTGGATGCGGTCGCGCGCGACATGATTCAATTCCGCGGCTACGGCGTGCACTTCGGCCACGGACTCGGCCATGGCGTCGGCATCGAAATTCACGAAGGACCGCGTCTGAACGCCGAATCGGAAGTCGTGCTCGAGCCGGGCATGGTCGTGACCGTCGAGCCGGGCGTGTACCTGCCGGGACAAGGTGGCGTGCGCATCGAAGATTTGGTTGTGGTGACGGAACAGGGCTGCGAGGTGTTGACCCGCACCCCAAAAGCATTGAAGGTATTGAACGCATGATTTCGACGGCGGATTTCAAAAATGGGATGGTCGTGGAACTCGAGGGCGATCTGATGCAGATCGTTGAATTCCAGCACGTGAAACCCGGTAAGGGCGGGGCCTTTGTCCGCACCAAGTTCAAAAACGTCCTTACAGGCCGCGTGCTCGAAAAAACCTTCCGATCCGGCGAAAAATTCGAGGAGGCCGAACTCGAACAACAGGTCTGGCAATACCTTTACCACGACGGCGACCTCTACCACTTTATGCACAAGGAAAGTTTCGAGCAACTCGCCGTCGGCGAGGAAATCATGGGCGACGCCAGCAAGTGGCTCAAGGAAAACACCGATGCCACCCTGCTTTTTTACAAGGGCAAGTGCCTCTCGCTCGAACCGCCCTTTTTCGTCGAACTGGCCATCACCCAATGCGATCCCGGATTCCAAGGCGACCGCGCGACCGGCGGAACCAAACCTGCCACGCTTGAAACCGGCGCCGTCGTCCAGGTGCCCCTCTACATCCAGGAAGGCACCGTCATCAAAGTGGATACCCGCACCGCCACCTACATCGAGCGCGTTGGATGAAAGGGCGCGGGACGGGCAGGAGATGCTGTCCCATGATCAACGAACGAGAGATTTATCGTACACGCCCCATAGGGCATGAGCATTGGACATGAATGTTGACGTTCAAAAACTTGAGAGCGTTTGCGCCCGAATCGCGGGTGAGCAGGCGCTGCGCCAAGAAGGCGTGCATCGGTTGCGCTCCACGTGGTGCGAGCGGATAGGCGTCCGGCGTCCGGCGGGCGCGGTGGCGTGCATTGACCGGCAAGGCTGGGTCAACATTGACGTGGCGATCGTGGCTGCACGCCACAACAATCTGCGGCAACTGGGCGTTGAGGTTCAGAAATCGGTCCGTAACGCCGTCCGGAATGCAACGCGCCAGCCGTTGGGGCGCGTCAATGTGCGCATCACCGGTATTCGACGGTAGACAACCCGCCTCGGCGGACAGACCTGCGCCCGTGCGGCGCGGAAAGGTTCAGGGTCATGAGATTTGTGCATCGTTTTCTGTTCAAACTGATTGCGTTATGCATGGTGTGCGGCGGCGCGCTGATTGCCGCGATGTGGTGGGATGCTTCTTTGCGCGCGATGATTTTTTCCGCGTTCAAGATCCACGTGTGGACGCCGTACGGTTTTGCATTCGGCCTCGTCGCCATTCTGGCGGGCCTCATCGGTTTGTGGCCGGGACGGGGCGCCTACCGGCACAACGTGATTACGTTTCCGGGGGTGCATGGCGATGTGACCATCGAACTCGATTCCGTCGAGTCCACTCTTACCCGCATGGTCAACAAAATGCCGGAAGTGAAGAAAATCCGCATTCGCGTGGTGCCCGCCGATGACCGCCGCAGGGTCCGAGTCAAGGCCGACGTGTTGGTCTACAAGGGCGCATCGCCGTCCAGTGCGCGAGAAATTGCCAATCGTATTACCGATTATTTGACCGATACCGCCGTGAACATGCTCGGGGTCGAGGACGTTACCACGGTAGACCTCAACGTGCGTGGCATTGTCATGGACGCCAAGCCGGTGCCGCCGGCCAAACAAGAAGAACATGCCACCCATGATGAGGCCGTGCCGGCTGCGGCGGCTGTTGCGGTTTCCTCGGCGGTTCCTTCGGTGCAGGAACAGGAACCGGTGGCCGAAACGTCCGTTTCACCGCAAGAGGCGCCGGCGGCCTGTGAATCCGAGGGGGCATGGAATCGCGGTGAACCAAAGGATACGCCCGCGCCCTTTGATGGGTCCATGGAGGACGAAGTGGCCGAAGGTGCGGAACCGGCAGCCGATGGCGTTGGGAATGAGTGGTCTCCCGTGACCGAGGGGGAGTCGCCCGCGTCCGATGCCGAGCCGCCGATTGACAGGGGACCCGTCAATGGTGAAGCGGACAAGTCGGCCTGCGATGATAGGCCCTTGGGCGGTTTTCAAGAATGGAACGCCCCGGATCGCCCGCAAACGGAACCCAAGGAGGAATAACGACTCGATGCTGGCCAAACGTGTGATTCCCTGTCTGGATGTGGCCGACGGCCGTGTGGTCAAAGGCGTCAAGTTCCTTGGGCTTCGCGACGCGGGCGACCCTGTCGAAATTGCCCGGCGGTACGACGAGGAAGAGGCCGACGAAATTGTTTTCCTCGACATTCGCGCCTCGACCGACAACCGCGACACGATGCTCGATGTCGTGCGCCGCACCGCCGAGCAGGTGTTCATGCCGCTATGCGTCGGCGGCGGCATCCGCACTATCGAGGACATTCGCCGTCTGCTTGCCGCGGGCGCCGACAAGGTTTCGATCAACACCCCCGCCATCGAGAATCCGAACTTCATTGATGAGTCGTCCCGCCGCTTTGGCTCGCAGTGCATTGTGGTTGCAATAGACGCCAAACGGCAATCCGATGGCTCTTATGTCGTGCACAGCCACGGCGGGCGGGAAGGGGGACGTCCCACGCCGCTCGAACCGGTCGCGTGGGCCATCGAGGCGGAGAAACGCGGCGCGGGTGAAATCCTGCTCACGGCGATGGATTGCGATGGCACAAAAAACGGTTACGATATTCCCCTCACGCGCGCAATTGCCGACGCGGTCGGCATTCCCGTTATCGCCAGCGGGGGAGCGGGAACCCTGGAACATCTCCGCGAGGGGCTGGTCGAAGGACGCGCCGATGCCGTTCTTGCCGCCTCCATTTTCCATTATCAGGAATACACCATCCGCGAAGCCAAGGAGTACCTTGCCGCCCACGGCGTTCCCGTCCGTCACTGAAGGTTTTCTTGAACAGGCTGGACAACCCATCTTGCGCTACGCAGCCGTGACGCCAGGCTACCCGCCGGTCTTTCCATGATACGCGCTATGACTGGGGAGGGGACGGTGGCTGTTCCGGAGCCGGCGCACCGACGGGCGCCCCGGGGGATTTTTGGGGGTATACAAACGTTTTTTCGTGGCAGGCTTCGCAGTTGATGGGCGCGCCCATGCCGTTCGGATGGCATCCGGCGCAATCCGTACCCGCGTGATTTTCATCCAGTGTGATTTTCCCGCTCTTGGCGTGGTCGAAATTCGGGGGAGACCAATCGGCCGCGTGACATGCCGAGCACTCGCGCCGGAGGCCCT is part of the Candidatus Hydrogenedentota bacterium genome and harbors:
- a CDS encoding Xaa-Pro peptidase family protein; the encoded protein is MENNFTSRLEGLRRALAGLESDAFASIAPPDNQYLTGFTGSTSGVIVTTDAAEFLCDSRYTEQARQQVVAFRVSEVSGNLITRMGERLAGMGVSSVTYDPNNWTVAQMTALQKAFPGSLNSADSLVARLRMIKSPEEIDALRAASELKEAALAHVLEDLREGVTEAEVAARLEYEFKARGASGASFDTIVLFGARTSMPHGSPGETRLKHGDTVLIDLGCRYRGYCSDLTRTYACGTIPGAWFEAVYETVFDAQMAAVQAVRPGARCCDVDAVARDMIQFRGYGVHFGHGLGHGVGIEIHEGPRLNAESEVVLEPGMVVTVEPGVYLPGQGGVRIEDLVVVTEQGCEVLTRTPKALKVLNA
- the efp gene encoding elongation factor P, coding for MISTADFKNGMVVELEGDLMQIVEFQHVKPGKGGAFVRTKFKNVLTGRVLEKTFRSGEKFEEAELEQQVWQYLYHDGDLYHFMHKESFEQLAVGEEIMGDASKWLKENTDATLLFYKGKCLSLEPPFFVELAITQCDPGFQGDRATGGTKPATLETGAVVQVPLYIQEGTVIKVDTRTATYIERVG
- a CDS encoding Asp23/Gls24 family envelope stress response protein: MNVDVQKLESVCARIAGEQALRQEGVHRLRSTWCERIGVRRPAGAVACIDRQGWVNIDVAIVAARHNNLRQLGVEVQKSVRNAVRNATRQPLGRVNVRITGIRR
- the hisF gene encoding imidazole glycerol phosphate synthase subunit HisF translates to MLAKRVIPCLDVADGRVVKGVKFLGLRDAGDPVEIARRYDEEEADEIVFLDIRASTDNRDTMLDVVRRTAEQVFMPLCVGGGIRTIEDIRRLLAAGADKVSINTPAIENPNFIDESSRRFGSQCIVVAIDAKRQSDGSYVVHSHGGREGGRPTPLEPVAWAIEAEKRGAGEILLTAMDCDGTKNGYDIPLTRAIADAVGIPVIASGGAGTLEHLREGLVEGRADAVLAASIFHYQEYTIREAKEYLAAHGVPVRH